One genomic window of Methyloterricola oryzae includes the following:
- a CDS encoding glutamate-5-semialdehyde dehydrogenase: MNMPARFSDSDDINSYILAVGERARTASRLIGRAETAAKNRALAAIAAELEARADFLIEENGRDLEAGRQKGLEAAMLERLVIDAKRVAAMAEGLRQVAALADPVGEISGLTFRPTGIQVGRMRVPLGVVGIIYESRPNVTADAAALCLKSGNACILRGGSEAIHSNKAIAACIRTGLEQAGLPQDAVQLIETTNRAAVGALLNLDKHVDVIVPRGGKGLIERIMAESRIPIIKHLDGICHVYIDEGADRDKALRIALNAKTHRYGVCNAMETLLVAASCANDLLPEMALKLREKGVEIRGCEVTRTYIPDCVAATEADWDTEYLAPILSIRVVSGLDEALEHIQRHGSQHTEAIVTEDYTRARRFLREVDSSSVMVNASTRFADGFEYGLGAEIGISTDKLHARGPVGLEGLTTQKFIVLGDGHVRG; the protein is encoded by the coding sequence ATGAATATGCCCGCTCGATTTTCCGATTCTGACGACATCAACAGTTATATTCTTGCCGTGGGCGAACGCGCCCGCACCGCGTCGCGGCTGATTGGCCGTGCCGAGACTGCGGCCAAGAATCGTGCCTTGGCGGCCATCGCGGCGGAACTGGAAGCGCGCGCCGATTTTCTGATTGAGGAAAACGGGCGCGATCTGGAGGCCGGCCGCCAGAAGGGACTGGAAGCGGCCATGCTGGAGCGTCTGGTGATCGACGCCAAGCGGGTTGCGGCCATGGCGGAAGGCCTGCGCCAGGTGGCGGCCCTGGCCGACCCCGTGGGCGAGATTTCCGGGCTGACCTTTCGGCCCACCGGGATTCAGGTCGGCCGCATGCGCGTGCCTCTGGGGGTGGTGGGCATCATCTACGAGTCGCGTCCCAACGTGACGGCGGATGCTGCGGCCCTGTGCCTGAAATCGGGCAATGCCTGCATCCTGCGCGGCGGTTCCGAGGCCATCCATTCCAACAAGGCGATTGCGGCTTGCATCCGCACCGGACTGGAACAGGCCGGACTGCCCCAGGACGCCGTGCAATTGATCGAAACCACCAACCGTGCCGCCGTCGGGGCGCTGCTGAATCTGGACAAGCACGTGGATGTCATCGTCCCGCGCGGAGGCAAGGGATTGATCGAGCGCATCATGGCAGAGTCGCGCATCCCCATCATCAAGCATTTGGACGGCATCTGCCATGTCTACATCGATGAGGGCGCCGACCGCGACAAGGCCCTGCGCATCGCGCTCAACGCCAAGACCCACCGTTATGGGGTCTGCAACGCCATGGAAACCCTGCTGGTCGCGGCGAGCTGCGCCAACGACCTGCTTCCGGAAATGGCCCTGAAACTGCGCGAAAAAGGCGTGGAGATTCGAGGCTGCGAAGTGACCCGCACCTACATCCCCGACTGTGTTGCGGCGACAGAGGCGGATTGGGATACGGAATACCTGGCGCCCATCCTGTCGATCCGGGTGGTTTCCGGACTCGACGAGGCGTTGGAGCACATTCAGCGCCATGGTTCCCAACACACCGAAGCCATCGTCACCGAGGATTACACGCGGGCGCGGCGCTTCCTGCGGGAAGTGGATTCCAGTTCGGTGATGGTGAACGCCTCCACGCGCTTTGCCGATGGCTTCGAGTATGGCTTGGGTGCGGAGATCGGCATCAGCACCGACAAGCTGCACGCGCGCGGTCCGGTCGGCCTGGAAGGCCTGACCACGCAAAAGTTCATCGTCCTAGGCGATGGTCACGTGCGCGGCTAA
- the nadD gene encoding nicotinate-nucleotide adenylyltransferase, whose product MIGIFGGTFDPVHFGHLRTALEVCEALELDEMRWVPCRQPPHRRQPVASPDDRLQMLELALQGAPDCFVLDRREMEREGPSYMVDTLASMREQWPKASLCLVLGQDAFLGLDLWHRWRELLDLSHIVVMRRPGAFPLDSNPAVAEWAGLRMTAQGARLRGEPFGLVHAVEVTQLPISATAIRAILAGRRRADYLLPSQVMAYIRAKGLYSTAV is encoded by the coding sequence CTGATCGGCATCTTTGGCGGCACCTTCGATCCGGTGCATTTCGGGCATTTGCGCACGGCCCTGGAGGTGTGTGAAGCCCTGGAACTGGATGAAATGCGCTGGGTGCCTTGCCGCCAGCCGCCCCACCGGCGCCAGCCGGTGGCGTCGCCGGACGACCGATTGCAGATGCTGGAACTCGCTCTTCAAGGAGCGCCCGACTGTTTCGTGCTGGACCGGCGCGAAATGGAGCGGGAAGGTCCTTCCTACATGGTCGATACGCTGGCGTCCATGCGTGAGCAGTGGCCGAAAGCGTCCTTGTGCCTGGTGCTGGGGCAGGATGCGTTTCTGGGGCTGGACCTCTGGCACCGCTGGCGTGAATTGCTGGACCTGTCGCATATCGTGGTGATGCGCCGGCCCGGCGCGTTTCCCCTGGACTCCAACCCGGCAGTTGCGGAATGGGCTGGCTTGCGCATGACCGCGCAGGGCGCGCGTCTGCGTGGCGAGCCCTTTGGGCTGGTGCATGCCGTGGAGGTGACGCAGTTGCCGATATCCGCGACCGCAATCAGAGCTATCCTGGCAGGCCGTCGCCGTGCGGACTATCTGCTGCCGTCGCAGGTGATGGCGTACATCCGCGCCAAAGGCCTCTATTCGACGGCGGTATGA